In the Vitis vinifera cultivar Pinot Noir 40024 chromosome 2, ASM3070453v1 genome, one interval contains:
- the LOC104881111 gene encoding meiotic recombination protein SPO11-2, with protein sequence MTIMMSHHDWQRRRLHSPKSVLLYFFFKFIVTPARTNQAMADLCRSSTFFSDQNLCNADIIGSSEARARIEVAVLNFLKILNSPSPAISDLPLISRRWSNSRVNRGLLTEVSCIFLSHSFCTRSLMRPNAAKAFVRVWKVVEMCFQILVQEKRVTQRELFYKLLCSSPQYFTCQLQVNRTIQDVVALLRCSRYSLGIMASSRGAVTGRLLLQEPNQETVDCSACGSSGHAISGDMNLLERMVMKTDARYIIVVEKHAIFQRLAEDRVFNQIPSILITAKGYPDIATRFLLYRMSRAFPDLPILALVDWNPAGLAILCTFKFGSIGMGLEAYRYACNVKWLGLRGDDLQLIPEESLIPLKPRDLQIAKSLKSSEILEENYRNELEVMVQSGRRAEIEALYFRGYNFLGKYIAKKIVQANYV encoded by the exons ATGACAATAATGATGAGTCATCACGACTGGCAACGACGTCGTTTGCATTCTCCAAAGTCAGTtctgttgtatttttttttcaaattcattgtAACTCCCGCGCGCACGAACCAAGCCATGGCAGATCTCTGTAGATCTTCGACGTTCTTCTCCGATCAGAACCTCTGCAACGCAGACATCATCGGCTCCTCAGAGGCCAGAGCCAGAATCGAAGTGGCAGTTCTCAATTTTCTCAAGATCTTGAATTCTCCTTCTCCTGCTATCTCCGATCTCCCTCTG ATCAGTAGAAGGTGGAGTAACAGTAGGGTGAATCGAGGATTGCTGACTGAGGTTTCTTGCATTTTCCTCTCGCATTCCTTTTGTACAAGGTCTTTGATGAGGCCAAATGCTGCTAAAGCCTTTGTTAGAG TGTGGAAGGTTGTGGAGATGTGTTTCCAGATTCTGGTACAGGAAAAGAGGGTGACTCAGAGGGAGCTCTTCTACAAATTGCTTTGTAGTTCTCCACAGTATTTCACTTGTCAGTTACAGGTTAACAGGACAATCCAAG ATGTTGTGGCCTTGCTTCGGTGCAGTCGATATAGTCTGGGGATCATGGCATCTAGCAGAGGAGCTGTAACAGGCCGGCTTTTGTTGCAG GAGCCAAACCAAGAAACTGTGGACTGTTCTGCATGTGGGTCATCTGGGCACGCCATCTCTGGTGACATGAATTTATTAGAGAGGATGGTTATGAAGACAGATGCACGGTATATCATTGTGGTGGAAAAG CATGCGATATTCCAGCGGCTGGCTGAGGATCGAGTGTTCAATCAAATTCCAAGCATTCTTATCACGGCCAAAGGCTACCCAGATATTGCCACAAG GTTCCTGCTGTACCGAATGAGCAGAGCTTTCCCTGATTTGCCCATTTTGGCACTGGTTGACTG GAATCCAGCTGGACTGGCTATACTCTGCACCTTCAAATTTGGAAGCATTGGGATGGGCCTCGAGGCATACAGATACG CTTGTAATGTCAAGTGGCTAGGGCTTCGAGGGGATGATTTACAGCTTATACCTGAAGAATCCTTGATTCCATTGAAGCCACGAGACCTTCAAATTGCTAAGAGCTTGAAGTCCTCAGAGATCTTAGAG GAGAACTACAGAAATGAATTAGAAGTGATGGTTCAGAGTGGCAGACGAGCAGAAATTGAAGCCCTCTACTTCCGTGGATACAATTTCTTGGGTAAATACATAGCAAAGAAAATAGTACAAGCCAATTACGTCTAA
- the LOC100246733 gene encoding G-patch domain-containing protein 1 isoform X2 has product MAAPEAPLCYVGIARQSAAFRLMKQMGWEEGEGLGKDKQGIKGYVRVQNKQDTLGVGVEKPNNWAFDTAQFDSILKKLKVQAVETNDEVDEKNDVQAGKESDASKDVKDPVVKVTRPQGRYKRREKGKLVHSYSSKDLEGILVKKVEDSPQTNPSQDAELGSDEESDIHVFNVEGNKDQSVSEDWWGHKYGFVSGGLLGASTKKRSRPTDSTQNFNKRTAFFEEDQENLYKLVQDKATTGKQGLGIKDRPKKVAGCYFEGKKTSFNDSDDEDASDYGSSAKSKQGDMFETEENGEPKVKLKRLCKQLLRQVPEKSLKLKQLKVLIDEHSPYIFSNFSSKRDALSYLKQKLEGSRKFSLKGKEVTLSSKRG; this is encoded by the exons ATGGCCGCTCCTGAAGCTCCTCTCTGCTACGTCGGAATTGCCAGGCAATCCGCTGCTTTTCGCCTCATGAAACAAATG GGGTGGGAGGAAGGCGAAGGGCTTGGCAAGGACAAGCAAGGGATTAAAGGCTACGTTAGAGTCCAAAACAAGCAGGACACTTTAG GTGTAGGTGTAGAAAAGCCAAACAATTGGGCATTTGATACTGCACAATTTGACAGTATTCTCAAGAAATTGAAAGtg CAAGCAGTGGAAACCAACGATGAAG TTGATGAAAAGAATGATGTTCAAGCTGGTAAAGAATCTGATGCCTCTAAAGATGTCAAGGATCCAGTTGTCAAGGTTACTCGGCCACAGGGACG GtacaagagaagagagaaagggAAGCTTGTCCATTCATATTCTTCCAAGGATCTTGAAGGAATtctt GTGAAAAAGGTTGAGGATTCTCCCCAGACAAATCCCAGTCAAGATGCTGAATTGGGGTCTGATGAGGAATCAGACATTCATGTTTTCAATGTTGAAG GAAACAAAGACCAAAGTGTTTCAGAAGATTGGTGGGGACATAAGTATGGATTTGTTTCAGGAGGTCTTCTTGGAGCGTCTACAAAAAAAAGGTCCCGTCCAACTGATAGCACTCAAAATTTCAATAAGAGGACTGCATTTTTTGAAGAAGATCAAGAGAATCTTTACAAACTTGTCCAA GATAAAGCCACAACTGGTAAGCAAGGACTAGGCATTAAGGACCGCCCAAAAAAGGTAGCTGGATGCTATTTTGAGGGGAAAAAGACATCATTTAATGATAGTGATGATGAGGATGCTTCTGATTATGGTTCTTCAGCAAAAAGCAAACaaggtgacatgtttgaaacagAAGAGAATGGTGAACCCAAAGTAAAGCTAAAAAGGTTATGTAAACAGCTTCTTCGGCAG GTGCCTGAGAAGTCATTGAAGCTGAAACAGCTTAAAGTACTCATTGATGAACACTCACCCTACATTTTTTCCAACTTCTCCTCAAAGAGGGATGCTCTATCTTACTTGAAGCAAAAG CTTGAAGGTAGTAGGAAGTTCTCATTGAAGGGAAAGGAAGTGACTCTCTCATCAAAGAGAGGCtga
- the LOC100241601 gene encoding DET1- and DDB1-associated protein 1 isoform X1 has product MGSTLGDWPSFDPHNFSQLRPSDPSNPSKMIPATYHPTHDRTLPPPDQVISTETKNILLRHFYQRAEEKLRPKRAASEHLTPEHGCKQPRASASD; this is encoded by the exons ATGGGGTCTACATTGGGCGACTGGCCTTCGTTCGACCCTCACAATTTCAGCCAGCTTCGGCCCTCCGATCCTTCAAATCCATCA AAGATGATCCCTGCCACGTATCATCCTACTCACGATCGGACCCTTCCACCACCTGATCAAG TGATATCCACTGAAACCAAAAACATCCTTCTTAGACATTTCTACCAGCGCGCTGAAGAGAAG TTGAGACCAAAGAGAGCTGCCTCAGAACACCTGACACCAGAGCATGGATGCAAGCAACCCAGAGCTTCTGCCTCAGACTGA
- the LOC100251862 gene encoding WRKY transcription factor 22 isoform X2 — MMSEFLGMGDWDLQSVVRGCAINEASSAAFMDTSLPCFGPLAIQQDELLFSFPDFFETTTVLDELEQLYKPFYPVLQPLSPVRTAAAPSISMEDPKKMKGQDHLPGTADNGGGGPGSHGAKPKKRKNQQKRVVQHVTAEGLSSDVWAWRKYGQKPIKGSPYPRSYYRCSSLKGCLARKQVERSRTDPEIFIVTYTAEHSHSHPTRRNSLAGITRNKFSTPKKPSKAEPPSTPTTVANDSSSSPISTSDFSATTPLMSAMEDELQPYVSQQEIRGEEDQKLNERNNTNEVHISDEILNNDFFLGLEDMDFSVQFPSSFLQPWFAATAAGGC, encoded by the exons ATGATGAGCGAGTTTTTGGGCATGGGGGACTGGGATTTGCAGTCTGTGGTTAGGGGATGCGCCATTAATGAAGCTTCCTCGGCCGCTTTCATGGACACTTCGTTGCCTTGCTTCGGCCCCTTGGCGATTCAACAAGACGAACTTCTCTTCAGCTTCCCCGACTTCTTTGAAACTACCACTGTTTTGGACGAATTGGAGCAGTTGTACAAGCCTTTCTACCCTGTTCTGCAACCGCTTTCTCCCGTACGAACAGCTGCCGCGCCCTCCATTTCCATGGAAGACCCAAAGAAGATGAAAGGGCAGGACCATCTTCCTGGCACTGCTGACAATGGTGGCGGTGGCCCTGGTTCTCACGGGGCTAAACCCAAGAAAAG GAAGAACCAGCAAAAACGAGTGGTGCAACATGTAACAGCCGAGGGTCTGTCTTCGGATGTGTGGGCTTGGCGTAAATATGGGCAGAAACCCATTAAGGGTTCGCCTTATCCAAG gAGTTATTACAGGTGCAGTAGTTTAAAGGGGTGTTTGGCGAGAAAACAAGTGGAGAGGAGCCGAACAGATCCGGAGATTTTCATTGTGACCTACACAGCTGAACACAGCCATTCTCATCCAACTCGCCGGAATTCCCTCGCCGGAATCACCAGAAACAAGTTCTCCACACCTAAAAAACCCAGCAAAGCCGAGCCGCCCAGCACACCAACAACAGTGGCCAATGATTCGTCCTCTTCTCCAATTTCAACCTCCGATTTCTCTGCAACAACCCCTTTAATGTCCGCCATGGAAGATGAGTTGCAGCCATATGTAAGCCAACAAGAGATCCGAGGAGAAGAAGATCAGAAGCTAAACGAGAGGAATAACACCAACGAGGTTCACATCTCTGATGAGATACTGAACAACGATTTCTTCCTGGGCCTGGAGGACATGGACTTTTCTGTACAGTTCCCGTCTTCTTTTCTTCAACCTTGGTTCGCCGCAACTGCCGCCGGCGGTTGCTGA
- the LOC100241601 gene encoding DET1- and DDB1-associated protein 1 isoform X2, with protein MGSTLGDWPSFDPHNFSQLRPSDPSNPSMIPATYHPTHDRTLPPPDQVISTETKNILLRHFYQRAEEKLRPKRAASEHLTPEHGCKQPRASASD; from the exons ATGGGGTCTACATTGGGCGACTGGCCTTCGTTCGACCCTCACAATTTCAGCCAGCTTCGGCCCTCCGATCCTTCAAATCCATCA ATGATCCCTGCCACGTATCATCCTACTCACGATCGGACCCTTCCACCACCTGATCAAG TGATATCCACTGAAACCAAAAACATCCTTCTTAGACATTTCTACCAGCGCGCTGAAGAGAAG TTGAGACCAAAGAGAGCTGCCTCAGAACACCTGACACCAGAGCATGGATGCAAGCAACCCAGAGCTTCTGCCTCAGACTGA
- the LOC100246733 gene encoding G-patch domain-containing protein 1 isoform X1: protein MAAPEAPLCYVGIARQSAAFRLMKQMGWEEGEGLGKDKQGIKGYVRVQNKQDTLGVGVEKPNNWAFDTAQFDSILKKLKVQQAVETNDEVDEKNDVQAGKESDASKDVKDPVVKVTRPQGRYKRREKGKLVHSYSSKDLEGILVKKVEDSPQTNPSQDAELGSDEESDIHVFNVEGNKDQSVSEDWWGHKYGFVSGGLLGASTKKRSRPTDSTQNFNKRTAFFEEDQENLYKLVQDKATTGKQGLGIKDRPKKVAGCYFEGKKTSFNDSDDEDASDYGSSAKSKQGDMFETEENGEPKVKLKRLCKQLLRQVPEKSLKLKQLKVLIDEHSPYIFSNFSSKRDALSYLKQKLEGSRKFSLKGKEVTLSSKRG, encoded by the exons ATGGCCGCTCCTGAAGCTCCTCTCTGCTACGTCGGAATTGCCAGGCAATCCGCTGCTTTTCGCCTCATGAAACAAATG GGGTGGGAGGAAGGCGAAGGGCTTGGCAAGGACAAGCAAGGGATTAAAGGCTACGTTAGAGTCCAAAACAAGCAGGACACTTTAG GTGTAGGTGTAGAAAAGCCAAACAATTGGGCATTTGATACTGCACAATTTGACAGTATTCTCAAGAAATTGAAAGtg CAGCAAGCAGTGGAAACCAACGATGAAG TTGATGAAAAGAATGATGTTCAAGCTGGTAAAGAATCTGATGCCTCTAAAGATGTCAAGGATCCAGTTGTCAAGGTTACTCGGCCACAGGGACG GtacaagagaagagagaaagggAAGCTTGTCCATTCATATTCTTCCAAGGATCTTGAAGGAATtctt GTGAAAAAGGTTGAGGATTCTCCCCAGACAAATCCCAGTCAAGATGCTGAATTGGGGTCTGATGAGGAATCAGACATTCATGTTTTCAATGTTGAAG GAAACAAAGACCAAAGTGTTTCAGAAGATTGGTGGGGACATAAGTATGGATTTGTTTCAGGAGGTCTTCTTGGAGCGTCTACAAAAAAAAGGTCCCGTCCAACTGATAGCACTCAAAATTTCAATAAGAGGACTGCATTTTTTGAAGAAGATCAAGAGAATCTTTACAAACTTGTCCAA GATAAAGCCACAACTGGTAAGCAAGGACTAGGCATTAAGGACCGCCCAAAAAAGGTAGCTGGATGCTATTTTGAGGGGAAAAAGACATCATTTAATGATAGTGATGATGAGGATGCTTCTGATTATGGTTCTTCAGCAAAAAGCAAACaaggtgacatgtttgaaacagAAGAGAATGGTGAACCCAAAGTAAAGCTAAAAAGGTTATGTAAACAGCTTCTTCGGCAG GTGCCTGAGAAGTCATTGAAGCTGAAACAGCTTAAAGTACTCATTGATGAACACTCACCCTACATTTTTTCCAACTTCTCCTCAAAGAGGGATGCTCTATCTTACTTGAAGCAAAAG CTTGAAGGTAGTAGGAAGTTCTCATTGAAGGGAAAGGAAGTGACTCTCTCATCAAAGAGAGGCtga
- the LOC100255237 gene encoding endoglucanase — translation MGYGGMVWGLVLWCVLASRNGVAMEDERLLGLGHDYGEALGKAILFFEGQRSGKLPSSQRVKWRGDSALSDGMPENVKLIGGYYDAGDNVKFGWPMAFSVSLLSWAAVEYRREISSVKQLTYLLQAIRWGANFILRAHTSSTTLYTQVGDGNNDHQCWERPEDMDTPRTLYKINSTSPGTEAAAEAAAALSAASIAFKGVDSNYSATLLKRSKLLFEFADKYRGSYQASCPFYCSYSGYQDELLWAAAWLYKASGETRYLNYVSSNQGWSQAVTEFSWDNKFVGAQTLLAKEFFDGTKDLGKFKTDADSFVCALMPGSSSVQIRTTPGGLLYTRDGNNLQYVTTSSMVLLIYSKTLAAAQIGGVQCGSAHFPTSQIRAFAKSQVDYILGNNPKKMSYMLGYGSKYPTQLHHRGASIPSIHALPDKVGCNQGYSSWYSSTEPNPNTHVGAIVGGPNSDDQFSDVRSDYSHSEPTTYANAAFVGSVAALVHKTRAELPRADGADE, via the exons ATGGGCTATGGTGGAATGGTGTGGGGTCTGGTCTTGTGGTGTGTTTTGGCTAGCCGGAATGGTGTAGCCATGGAGGATGAGAGGTTGTTGGGGTTGGGTCATGATTATGGAGAGGCCCTTGGGAAGGCCATTTTGTTCTTTGAAGGGCAGCGGTCTGGGAAGCTGCCGTCCAGCCAGCGGGTGAAGTGGAGGGGAGACTCCGCGCTCTCTGATGGCATGCCTGAAAAT GTGAAATTGATTGGAGGATACTATGACGCCGGAGACAATGTCAAGTTTGGGTGGCCCATGGCGTTTAGTGTGAGCTTGTTGAGTTGGGCAGCTGTTGAGTACCGGAGAGAGATTTCTTCAGTCAAGCAGCTCACCTACCTTCTTCAAGCAATCCGCTGGGGAGCTAATTTCATACTGCGGGCTCATACTTCATCCACCACACTATATACTCAG GTTGGAGATGGAAACAACGACCACCAGTGCTGGGAGCGGCCCGAGGACATGGACACTCCTCGAACGCTATACAAGATAAATTCTACTTCACCAGGCACCGAGGCAGCAGCTGAGGCTGCGGCCGCTCTTTCTGCTGCCTCAATTGCCTTTAAAGGGGTTGATTCCAACTACTCTGCAACGCTATTAAAACGATCAAAGTTG CTGTTTGAATTTGCAGACAAGTACAGAGGATCTTACCAAGCTTCTTGCCCTTTCTACTGCTCTTACTCAGGTTATCAG GACGAGCTGTTATGGGCTGCGGCTTGGCTGTACAAGGCTAGTGGAGAAACCAGGTACTTGAACTATGTCTCAAGCAACCAAGGGTGGAGTCAGGCAGTGACAGAGTTCAGTTGGGACAACAAATTTGTGGGAGCTCAGACATTACTAGCCAAG GAATTCTTTGACGGGACAAAGGATTTGGGAAAGTTTAAGACCGACGCAGACTCATTTGTATGTGCATTGATGCCGGGGAGTAGCTCTGTGCAGATTAGAACAACTCCAG GTGGGCTTCTGTACACCAGAGACGGTAACAATTTACAGTATGTAACGACCTCTTCCATGGTGCTACTCATCTACTCTAAAACACTAGCCGCAGCTCAAATCGGAGGAGTCCAATGTGGCTCTGCACATTTCCCCACCTCTCAAATCAGAGCCTTTGCAAAATCACAG GTGGACTACATACTAGGTAACAACCCCAAGAAGATGTCATACATGTTGGGTTACGGAAGCAAATATCCAACGCAATTACACCATAGGGGTGCATCCATCCCCTCAATCCATGCTCTTCCAGACAAGGTGGGCTGCAACCAGGGCTACTCAAGTTGGTATTCCTCTACCGAACCCAACCCAAACACCCATGTGGGTGCAATTGTGGGAGGCCCCAATTCTGATGATCAATTCAGTGATGTGAGATCAGACTACTCTCACTCTGAACCCACCACCTATGCCAATGCAGCCTTTGTGGGTTCAGTGGCTGCCTTGGTTCACAAAACCAGAGCAGAGCTTCCGCGCGCAGATGGGGCAGATGAATAG
- the LOC100251862 gene encoding WRKY transcription factor 22 isoform X1 translates to MMSEFLGMGDWDLQSVVRGCAINEASSAAFMDTSLPCFGPLAIQQDELLFSFPDFFETTTVLDELEQLYKPFYPVLQPLSPVRTAAAPSISMEDPKKMKGQDHLPGTADNGGGGPGSHGAKPKKSRKNQQKRVVQHVTAEGLSSDVWAWRKYGQKPIKGSPYPRSYYRCSSLKGCLARKQVERSRTDPEIFIVTYTAEHSHSHPTRRNSLAGITRNKFSTPKKPSKAEPPSTPTTVANDSSSSPISTSDFSATTPLMSAMEDELQPYVSQQEIRGEEDQKLNERNNTNEVHISDEILNNDFFLGLEDMDFSVQFPSSFLQPWFAATAAGGC, encoded by the exons ATGATGAGCGAGTTTTTGGGCATGGGGGACTGGGATTTGCAGTCTGTGGTTAGGGGATGCGCCATTAATGAAGCTTCCTCGGCCGCTTTCATGGACACTTCGTTGCCTTGCTTCGGCCCCTTGGCGATTCAACAAGACGAACTTCTCTTCAGCTTCCCCGACTTCTTTGAAACTACCACTGTTTTGGACGAATTGGAGCAGTTGTACAAGCCTTTCTACCCTGTTCTGCAACCGCTTTCTCCCGTACGAACAGCTGCCGCGCCCTCCATTTCCATGGAAGACCCAAAGAAGATGAAAGGGCAGGACCATCTTCCTGGCACTGCTGACAATGGTGGCGGTGGCCCTGGTTCTCACGGGGCTAAACCCAAGAAAAG CAGGAAGAACCAGCAAAAACGAGTGGTGCAACATGTAACAGCCGAGGGTCTGTCTTCGGATGTGTGGGCTTGGCGTAAATATGGGCAGAAACCCATTAAGGGTTCGCCTTATCCAAG gAGTTATTACAGGTGCAGTAGTTTAAAGGGGTGTTTGGCGAGAAAACAAGTGGAGAGGAGCCGAACAGATCCGGAGATTTTCATTGTGACCTACACAGCTGAACACAGCCATTCTCATCCAACTCGCCGGAATTCCCTCGCCGGAATCACCAGAAACAAGTTCTCCACACCTAAAAAACCCAGCAAAGCCGAGCCGCCCAGCACACCAACAACAGTGGCCAATGATTCGTCCTCTTCTCCAATTTCAACCTCCGATTTCTCTGCAACAACCCCTTTAATGTCCGCCATGGAAGATGAGTTGCAGCCATATGTAAGCCAACAAGAGATCCGAGGAGAAGAAGATCAGAAGCTAAACGAGAGGAATAACACCAACGAGGTTCACATCTCTGATGAGATACTGAACAACGATTTCTTCCTGGGCCTGGAGGACATGGACTTTTCTGTACAGTTCCCGTCTTCTTTTCTTCAACCTTGGTTCGCCGCAACTGCCGCCGGCGGTTGCTGA